A window of the Virgibacillus pantothenticus genome harbors these coding sequences:
- a CDS encoding CdaR family transcriptional regulator gives MLTEQLASEIVKRTMSILDLNVNVMDRTGTILASGDPNRIGQLHHGASKAIEHKMTVEIHSYEENWRGKAKPGINLPIRFHDDIVGVIGITGEPEKIRGFSKLVQMGAELTLEQAFLTREIDRNARMRDDVISHLLLGSDKEQAYILDRARSLKINADETFAVILLSVPYHTSNLQSVKQIENWANTLVTAEDEIVRLYTNQFVILKKQQKPYLDTDDKIKNLLENKLSFAPISNITVALGPFSSGFLGWRQSFQTAQIVKDTAKTLYPEGGVWNQDTLGISILCYRFLHAAKEEADEISATYKKLFTSNDGKTLDETFTIYVKANGEMTKTADKLFIHRNTLAYRLDKIYEITGKNPKNLQDLIELKIGEILFKLSK, from the coding sequence ATGTTAACAGAGCAACTTGCCTCAGAGATTGTGAAGAGAACTATGTCGATACTAGATTTGAATGTCAATGTAATGGATAGAACAGGGACCATTCTTGCTTCGGGAGATCCCAATCGTATTGGGCAACTCCACCACGGTGCAAGTAAAGCAATTGAACATAAAATGACCGTAGAGATTCACTCCTATGAAGAAAATTGGCGAGGAAAAGCAAAACCAGGAATTAATTTACCAATTCGATTTCATGATGATATTGTTGGAGTTATTGGTATCACTGGTGAACCTGAAAAGATTAGGGGATTTTCTAAATTAGTTCAAATGGGAGCTGAACTAACGTTGGAACAGGCATTTTTGACAAGAGAAATAGATCGAAATGCTAGGATGCGTGATGATGTTATATCCCATTTACTACTAGGATCTGATAAAGAACAAGCGTACATATTAGACAGGGCGCGGTCGCTAAAGATTAATGCAGATGAAACATTTGCCGTTATCCTTCTTTCTGTACCGTACCATACATCCAATTTGCAATCTGTAAAACAAATCGAAAATTGGGCGAATACGTTGGTTACAGCAGAAGATGAAATAGTTCGTTTGTATACAAATCAATTTGTTATCTTAAAAAAGCAGCAAAAGCCTTATTTAGATACGGATGATAAAATAAAGAATTTGCTAGAAAACAAATTATCCTTTGCTCCCATTTCAAATATAACCGTAGCATTAGGTCCCTTTTCAAGTGGATTCCTTGGATGGAGACAATCCTTTCAAACAGCACAAATCGTTAAAGATACTGCAAAAACATTATATCCAGAAGGTGGGGTTTGGAATCAAGACACATTAGGAATATCTATTCTATGTTATCGTTTTTTACATGCAGCAAAAGAAGAAGCAGATGAAATTAGCGCTACGTATAAAAAGTTATTCACTTCTAATGATGGAAAAACGTTAGACGAAACATTTACTATATATGTGAAAGCAAATGGAGAAATGACCAAAACCGCAGATAAGTTATTTATTCATCGGAATACATTAGCATATAGGCTGGATAAAATTTATGAAATCACTGGAAAAAACCCAAAGAACCTACAAGATCTGATCGAGTTAAAAATTGGAGAAATCCTCTTCAAACTATCAAAATAG
- a CDS encoding GntP family permease — translation MDIEVSALGAIIGLFLAIFLILKKVPPAYGLIAGAIVGGLIGGASLVDTVSLMIGGAQNIMPAVLRILAAGVLAGVLIESGAASKLAQTIVYKFGHTKALLALAIATMLLTAVGVFVDVAVITVAPIALVIASEARLSRFAILIAMIGGGKAGNIMSPNPNTIAVSEAFDVSLTSVMAAGVIPAFFGLTVTYLIAKRVSKKGTAIQASEIEQSNLGALPSIYTAALAPIVAILLLVLRPLFNINVDPMIALPVGGLVGIIAMGKWRSTNAYIKSGLAKMAPVAILLIGTGAVAGIITNSKLDTVLVGVLESLGLPAFALAPISGMFMSAATASTTAGSAVASSVFGSTILESGVAGLAGAAMIHAGATVLDHMPHGSFFHATAGSVGMQIQERLKLIPYESLVGITLAVVSTLIYGIFQWFL, via the coding sequence ATGGATATTGAAGTAAGTGCATTAGGAGCAATTATCGGTTTATTCCTAGCTATTTTCTTAATTTTAAAGAAAGTACCGCCTGCCTATGGTCTAATTGCCGGTGCAATTGTAGGAGGTCTCATTGGAGGGGCGAGCTTAGTAGATACAGTAAGTTTAATGATAGGCGGGGCTCAAAATATTATGCCTGCCGTATTAAGAATTTTAGCTGCTGGTGTATTAGCGGGCGTGCTAATCGAATCAGGAGCAGCATCTAAATTAGCACAAACCATTGTTTATAAATTCGGCCATACCAAAGCATTACTTGCTCTAGCTATTGCTACCATGCTTTTAACAGCAGTAGGTGTGTTTGTAGATGTAGCGGTTATTACTGTAGCGCCGATCGCCTTAGTGATAGCTTCAGAAGCAAGGCTTTCCAGATTTGCAATTTTAATAGCAATGATTGGTGGAGGTAAAGCGGGTAATATCATGTCCCCTAATCCTAATACAATTGCTGTTTCTGAAGCATTTGATGTATCCTTAACCTCCGTCATGGCAGCAGGGGTTATCCCAGCATTTTTTGGACTTACAGTAACCTATCTCATAGCAAAAAGAGTCTCTAAAAAAGGGACCGCTATTCAAGCAAGTGAAATTGAACAATCCAACCTTGGAGCCTTGCCTTCCATATATACAGCTGCCCTAGCTCCAATTGTTGCCATTCTATTGCTTGTATTACGTCCGTTATTCAATATTAACGTAGATCCGATGATCGCATTACCAGTAGGTGGGTTAGTTGGAATTATCGCGATGGGAAAATGGCGTAGCACAAATGCGTATATAAAAAGCGGATTAGCAAAAATGGCACCGGTTGCAATTTTGCTAATTGGGACGGGTGCAGTAGCTGGGATCATTACTAACTCAAAATTAGATACTGTTCTAGTTGGCGTGTTGGAAAGCCTAGGCTTACCCGCATTTGCTTTAGCTCCGATCTCAGGAATGTTTATGTCAGCAGCTACAGCTTCAACAACAGCAGGCTCTGCTGTCGCAAGCAGTGTCTTTGGAAGCACGATTCTAGAGTCTGGGGTCGCTGGTTTAGCTGGTGCAGCCATGATTCATGCTGGTGCTACCGTACTAGACCATATGCCGCATGGTAGTTTCTTTCATGCAACTGCAGGTAGTGTTGGGATGCAAATTCAAGAGCGTTTGAAACTAATTCCATATGAATCATTAGTTGGTATAACATTGGCGGTAGTTTCCACATTGATTTATGGTATCTTTCAGTGGTTTTTATAA